The Carassius gibelio isolate Cgi1373 ecotype wild population from Czech Republic chromosome B19, carGib1.2-hapl.c, whole genome shotgun sequence genomic interval TGACTCATAGTCATTGTTGTGTTAAAAGAGAAAAGCAACTGAAaagacattacacacacacatatatacagtatatatatatatatatatatggatcacaaaaccagtcataagtagcacaggtaaaTTTGTAGCAAATAGccaacaaaacattgtatgggtcaaaattataaatttttcttttatgacaaattaTTAGGATAGTATGTAAATATCATGTTAAATCAAGATATTTTCTAAATTTTTGTAccgtaaatatttcaaaacttttcaACTTTGTTCAGAACTATTTTTGTTGCCGAAAttgaacaaaaacatacataaacaaaaaaatattgacaaTATTATGACTTAAATGTAATACTCGATTATCTTCctttttattgaactgttgtataaaatcattaTCAAATTTGCAATCATGCTGATATTCAGGTAAAAACAGCACTCTTTCTCCTGTGATATTGTTAAAATGTGTCATACGAtataaatataagacaaaaaaaaacaatactgggGCATATTTGCCATCATATCATGAATTTTAGGGGCATATAACTGCATTCTCACAAGCTACATCATGCAGTTGAGTCTTCCCACCTCATGTTTCATCAACAACTGCATGCAATATAAGATGATGTAGATGTCCGTGCAGGGCCGGGTGTGTTAAATTTGTCCATCAGAACTTTCTCCATAATTGATTGCACCAAATGAACAAGTTAAATCAACAGcactaattattttacaaatcgaCTTTACTCACTGATTTATCCATGACAATAAGGGCAGCTGTGCCAAGACCAGTCTGAGCCTGAATGAGGGCATCAAAATCCATGAGAACGGTGTCGCACACATGACGTGGAATTAATGGCGTGGAAGAGCCACCAGGAATAACACACAGGAGATTATCCCAACCACCCCGCACACCACCTAAAGAGATCATATCAATTAAATCTCAATAATCTTCAAGATCGGACATGATTAGACCATGAACAAACATTTCCATGTACAGATGGAATGAGGTGTACCTGCATGTCTTTCAATGAGCTCCTTTAGAGGAATGGACATCTCTTCCTCCACTGTGCAGGGGTTGTTGACATGGCCGGAAATGTTGAAGAGCTTCGTGCCAGAGTTTCTCTCTCGGCCAAAACTCAGAAACCACGTGCCCCCACGACGGCAGATGGTCGGTGCCACAGCTACCGTCTCAACATTGGCAACAGTTGTTGGACAGCCAAACACACCTGCAACAAGATCATCTCAAATTTATCACTGTTAAATGAATAACACTTAAAACATGTCACGTAtacaaaatgtaatgcaaaaattagacatattaacacattaaaaaactgtaGCTTGTATCATTTCATTCATAGAAAATATAATATCAAAAACATTTCCAAACAAAGCTCACTTACCCACATCAGCAGGGAAAGGGGGTTTCAGACGAGGTTTTCCCTGTTTTCCCTCGATGGACTCGATCAGCGCCGTCTCCTCTCCACAGATGTATGCTCCCGCACCGCGCATCACAAACACGTCAAAGTCATAACCTGAGCCGCATGCGTTCCTGCCAATCAGCCCTGCTGCATAGGCCTCGTTGATGGCCACCTGAGAGAAAgcacacagaaacacatgagGTCAATACATTATCTCCATCAACTACAATGTAGTAAATTCGAACACATTTATTGAAATAAACCCCTTTGCAGGGAAGGTTTGACATCCAATCAATTCTAATAATGTCTGACAACACTAACAAAAGGAACACATACCACATACAAGAATGTGATAAAAAACTTCATCATTAAATGCatgatttgaatatttttattaaataaagtatttgaaatatttacaatattatatgatttataatatttctaaaagactatatagtgaaatattaataacaaatacTATACTACTCAAAAGTTTGAAGTAATATGCTTATCtggcaattaaattttttatcataatcattatttattattatccttgatgaaaataaagaagaactccactgattaaaaatacatatattttgtaacatcataaatgtcttcactgtcacttctgACCAGTTTAGTGCATCCTTGCCTAACATACGCATGTAATTCTATCAAaagcaaacttttgaatggtagtgtaatatgacaaaattataatattagcttttatttattgatatactgttttcatttattaattagtATTCTGTTTTTTAATGTAGCATTTTGAAACCGCCTACGATGCATTAAAATATTGCCTCTGTTGCCAACTCATTAGGTTTTGGAACTGAGCTTTCTTTAGAGAATGAATTGTGTTATTCTGTGAGGGATCACACCCTTTCTTTTTCACCTGCAGGTTGGACGACTCATTGTAGAACTCTCCACGGATGTAGATGTAGGCAGCACGTGCTCCCATGGCCCTGCCAGCCACCAGACAGCCCTCAATCAGCTTGTGAGGATCATTACGCATGATCTCTCTGTCCTTGCAGGTACCGGGCTCTCCTTCGTCAGCATTCACCACCAGATATTTAGGCCTGAGAGGGTGAAAAATAGATACTCATATGCTTCTGTATGACCTGATTTGATCCTAATGAAAAGAGCTTTTACATGCCTTTACATCTGCTTTTGCAGAGTCTTGTGACTTATGAAACCCATTAATTGTTGAGATGCAAACCTACCTGCCATCACTGGGCTTGTTCATGAAGCCCCACTTCATCCCTGTGGGGAATCCGGCACCTCCTCTGCCACGCAGACCTGAGACCTTAATCTCATTCAGGATCCAGTCCACTCCTTTATCCAAAATCTCCTTGGTCTTGTACCAGTCACCTCTCCCCAGAGCACCCTTCAGCCTGAGATATATGGACAATTCACCACATTAAACACATGCACAATGCTGACAATAATgcatgcatatatgtgtgtgtgtgtgttacttataaattacatttttacaattgcacttataataaagtaaaattttaaatgtttaatagatCACAAAACACCAACATTAGAAAATACacatattatggattatgaaaaTACATCTTACGATTAATAAcacacaattctgagaagaaaaaaaacctgagtGCATGATATAAACAAGCTATTCTAAgtggaaaaaagtcagaatttagaGAAATACACTTGCAATAGCATGGAAAAAAAGGTTTGAATTGTAGATTTTGTAGAAgacttacaattattttataaatacattgttTTAACCCTATAAGtccatggaaaaaaaaacaagcttccataacaAATAAGGAACATTCAAGAGTAAGTTTAAGTCCtgtctttaaatataatttcatattttttacctCCAGTCATGTCGCCCATACAGGTTAGTGAATATTCTGTCCTGGTCAGCTAGAGGTCCGAATTTGGTCTTCTTTGGTGTTTCCTGGGTGACGCACACTGATTATAGCTCATTTCCATCGACCATCAATTATGCAGACAGTGGATTTGAGTAACAAGTCACCTGTTGAGCTGTGCTGCTGTTGAACCGCACCAGCGTCATGGAGTTTGGGGGAGAGGCGGTGTTGGCGGCTGCAGTAGTGCGTGATGCAGCATATACAACCACAGAAACTGGGGCACGTGAAGCCCCGGTGCTCAGAACCCGGCTAAGAACGGGACAGCCGAGACAGGACAACATCTTATCTGAAAGATATGAAAGAACCAATGAGCACGAACCGTCCCATAACAACCAAAGCTGTATCACATGATGCCGTTTAATAACAACTCCAGTCCTAATGACCTTTACtcttattgttaactaaaacaaactattaaaaagtgttttttggtaatttaaattaaactcaatttaaataaattatactgtaaatattacattaaaaaaaaaatttaaatctatatgacaattagaaatgttgctttgccaACTTACTAATGAAGGAACAAAGATactaaaaaaaaagatagaaatacCAAACATTTATCATAACAAAATTGTtaaacttattaaaaaataataataataataataaaagctgaagatatatttgtaaaatgaatTACATTGTTATTGTTGTATTGAATGTTTACATGTTTTTTAAGAACAAAACGACCAGGGAAGCATTAAACAACCCAAAATAATAGCAGTTTCTAAAATGTATTCACAACACAAGCTTTTGAGATTCAGTAATGTAGAATAATCCATACATGAAGTAAAAAACCTACAAATGGATCAACACTTCAGACAAATTTTACTAAGGGGACAGTTACGCAAGGCAAAAGACGGGAAGATTAAAAAGTTGACGGCAGCAATAAACACACATCCATGTAGATCAAAGAAGCCTCCATATGATATATTACTGCATAAACACACAAGCCAAACTCTCTCagatattaaaaatgtaactcgTCCCGAGGTGACCTCCAGATTCACGCTCTTGACATCTGAGGGACTGCAGCATTGCACAAAGATAACGCTCGGATATATTTACAGAAGGTATATGAGATTGTCAAAAAATTTAAACTGTCAAAACCTTGATTTGCAAACAGATATATCAAGTGAAAATGCTGAGCTTACCTTCGTGATCTCCCTGGATCAGCGTTATAAAATGTACAGCGGAAGGAATATAGCGACCGACCCGGATGTAATAACAGCTTTGACCTGTTAGGAGGCGCTGTTGCGcagataaatatatacaattaaagcCTTCAAATACGATTAATATACATTCCTTCAAAAATTAACGAGAGACAAAATTTAAAGACGGCAACCtgctgtttacacacacaaaatgtattgtTAATAATTATGAGGTAACTGTTAGTTCTCTGTCTTTGAATAGCCTATCATTAATAATTTTCTAAAAGCGAGATCCTACAGCTGAAAATAACAACCTATGTGTGTAATATTCCTGTTAAAAGTATGGAAAACTGTTTGGGAATCAAAATCTCTAAATATACACTTACTGATGCAATGGTCCCTCCTTTTTAGACAAACGTAATAACAGTTTTATAAGAAACCC includes:
- the LOC127979024 gene encoding NADH dehydrogenase [ubiquinone] flavoprotein 1, mitochondrial-like, coding for MLSCLGCPVLSRVLSTGASRAPVSVVVYAASRTTAAANTASPPNSMTLVRFNSSTAQQETPKKTKFGPLADQDRIFTNLYGRHDWRLKGALGRGDWYKTKEILDKGVDWILNEIKVSGLRGRGGAGFPTGMKWGFMNKPSDGRPKYLVVNADEGEPGTCKDREIMRNDPHKLIEGCLVAGRAMGARAAYIYIRGEFYNESSNLQVAINEAYAAGLIGRNACGSGYDFDVFVMRGAGAYICGEETALIESIEGKQGKPRLKPPFPADVGVFGCPTTVANVETVAVAPTICRRGGTWFLSFGRERNSGTKLFNISGHVNNPCTVEEEMSIPLKELIERHAGGVRGGWDNLLCVIPGGSSTPLIPRHVCDTVLMDFDALIQAQTGLGTAALIVMDKSTDVIRAIARLIEFYKHESCGQCTPCREGVDWMNKMMWRFVKGDAQSAEIDMIWEISKQIEGHTICALGDGAAWPVQGLIRHFRPLMESRIADFKQTQQARA